CCGCCGACAAGGTGGTCACGGGCGCGGTGCGGGAACTCCCGCAGGGCGTCGAGCTGTCGGCGTACCGCATCGTCCAGGAGGCGCTCAGCAACACGCTGCGGCACGCACCGGGCGCCACGGCTCGTGTGGAGATCGGCTACGTACTCGGCGGTCTGGGCCTGCGCATAGTCAACGGCCCGGCGCCGACGGTCGCGCTGCGGAAGTCGACCCATGGCGCGGGGCACGGCATCACGGGCATGCGTGAACGGGTCTCGATGCTGAACGGCGAGATGACGGCGGGGGAGACGGACGACGGAGGGTATGAGGTGACGGTGTTCCTGCCGGTGGTCACGGCGGAGGACCCCACGTGACGGGGGGCACCATCCGCGTACTGATCGCCGACGACCAGATGATGGTCCGCGAGGGCTTCTCGGTGCTGCTCGGGGCGATGCCGGACATCGAGGTCGTCGGGGAGGCGGTCAACGGGCGGGAGGCGGTCGAGCGGGTCCGTGAACTGGCCCCTGACGTCGTGCTGATGGACATCCGCATGCCGGAGCTGAACGGCATCGAGGCGACCCGGGAGATCGTTGCCGCGAACGGGTCGGCGAAGGTGCTGGTGCTGACCACGTTCGACCTCGACGAGTACGTCTACCAGGCACTGCGGGCGGGAGCCTCCGGTTTCCTCCTCAAGGACGCGTCGGCGCGCCAGCTCGCCGACGGGGTGCGGGTGGTGGCGTCCGGCGAGGCCCTGCTGGCTCCCT
The Streptomyces sp. CGMCC 4.7035 DNA segment above includes these coding regions:
- a CDS encoding response regulator transcription factor, which produces MTGGTIRVLIADDQMMVREGFSVLLGAMPDIEVVGEAVNGREAVERVRELAPDVVLMDIRMPELNGIEATREIVAANGSAKVLVLTTFDLDEYVYQALRAGASGFLLKDASARQLADGVRVVASGEALLAPSVTKRLISEFSKLSERPRLVPTAQGAYGDLTERETEVLVLIAQGLSNAEIAERLVVAESTIKTHVSRILVKLGLRDRTQAAVFAYEARLVTPG